The Dama dama isolate Ldn47 chromosome 25, ASM3311817v1, whole genome shotgun sequence genome window below encodes:
- the LOC133046718 gene encoding rho GTPase-activating protein 11A-like encodes MSGMWDQRLVRLAIVQQLRAAYGIKVKGGRAQSDRRRPETATTEIVGKIFGVPLNALPQSVVPEYGHIPSFLVDACTSLEEHVHTEGLFRKSGSVFRLKALKNKLDHGERCLSSAPPCDTAGLLKQFFRELPEPILPADLHEALFKAQQLKTEEKNKATLLLSCLMADHTIDILRYFFKFLRKVSLRSSENKMDSSNLAIIFAPNLLQTSEGHEKMSANTEKKLRLQAAVVQTFIDYASDIGHVPDFILERMPAMLGIDGLCATPSLEGFEEGDYETPGDYKRKRRQSIGDFVSGALNKFKSNRTPSITPQQERIAHLFVSPTILTPNAKRKLPVDSHGFSSKKRKSIKHNFNFELLPSNFFNSSSTPVSVHCDTSPEGSSQSSFSPVAISGNHLISTNVLRRSKRLASKKVCRVESGKAGCFSPKISRKDKVRRSLRLKFNLGKNSKDGNECSGVKRSENVGRRLANQQSLKTRIESVKTGLLFSPDTDERLTKKGSKKISKSEENLITPERLSGTNYRMSWIGPTNSDFQEVDGNEASPIDGTLEVENSSSEPDMMVEKSPVGSYELTPPNVHSMHNNNLTGGSLNGDENNLTTETVVKIQKAFSESGSNLHALINHKQSPLTNVEKVKFNETSSTKGSPEKNLLKTNLTVIESNGHCTSNEENSFSESDFSLHQPQKSDREATIKCYSTQMKIQLENNIHLNIPKDYLSKQELPSDEHVRKQESPGDTLNTKLKDNENLIEENLLKHTASREVVASTSSSEQSTCSSADLPEPSPVGIIKQRSLVETRDETVSECLQMTEHGRVSDHIQWFNKLSLNEPNRTKVKSPLEFQRTPVRQSVRRINSLLEYGGPPPRHKLASLGDTASPLVKSVSCESALPSCIESMTMTKDSSLPCTRSGPKEQKSTSCEQSNIDMISKSSMEVTSTSFLQMKRHPNSVNASLGSTRVCKQEVISNNQIKVPLDDLTNHDIVKSIVSNDKVIPPSVSNRVLRKPSEKERIWYKGSPKNPIGKV; translated from the coding sequence ATGTCCGGGATGTGGGATCAGAGGTTGGTGCGTTTGGCGATTGTGCAGCAGCTTCGGGCTGCCTATGGAATTAAGGTCAAGGGTGGCCGGGCGCAGAGCGATCGCAGGAGACCGGAAACAGCAACCACGGAAATAGTGGGTAAAATATTTGGAGTACCATTAAATGCATTGCCCCAGTCCGTTGTACCAGAATATGGACATATTCCAAGTTTTCTTGTTGATGCTTGCACGTCTTTAGAAGAGCATGTTCATACAGAAGGGCTTTTTAGGAAATCAGGATCTGTTTTTCGTCTAAAAGCACTCAAGAATAAACTCGATCATGGTGAAAGATGCCTGTCTTCTGCACCTCCTTGTGATACCGCGGGACTTCTGAAGCAGTTTTTTAGAGAATTGCCAGAGCCCATTCTCCCAGCTGATTTgcatgaagcacttttcaaaGCTCAACAATTAAAAACAGAGGAGAAGAATAAAGCTACATTGTTGCTCTCCTGTCTTATGGCTGACCACACAATTGATATATTAAGATACTTCTTTAAGTTTCTCAGGAAAGTTTCTCTTAGGTCCAGTGAGAATAAGATGGATAGCAGCAATCTTGCTATAATATTTGCACCAAATCTTCTTCAGACAAGtgaaggacatgaaaagatgtctgCTAACACAGAAAAAAAGCTACGATTACAGGCTGCAGTAGTACAAACTTTTATTGATTATGCATCAGATATCGGGCATGTTCCAGATTTTATCCTAGAAAGGATGCCAGCGATGTTGGGTATTGATGGTCTCTGTGCTACTCCATCGCTAGAAGGCTTTGAAGAAGGCGATTACGAAACTCCTGGTGACTATAAGAGAAAACGAAGACAAAGTATAGGAGATTTTGTTAGTGGagcattaaataaatttaaatctaaCAGGACACCTTCTATTACACCTCAACAGGAAAGAATTGCCCACCTATTCGTTTCACCAACAATTCTTACACCAAATGCTAAGCGTAAACTGCCGGTAGATTCTCATGGTTTCTCAAGTAAGAAAAGGAAGTCCATCAAGCACAATTTTAACTTTGAGTTGTTGCCAAGTAATTTCTTCAATAGCAGTTCTACACCAGTATCAGTTCACTGTGATACAAGCCCGGAAGGGTCGTCTCAGAGTTCATTCTCTCCTGTCGCCATCAGTGGAAACCATTTGATCAGTACAAATGTGCTAAGGCGAAGTAAAAGGCTTGCAAGCAAAAAAGTTTGCAGGGTGGAATCAGGAAAAGCAGGCTGCTTCTCTCCTAAAATCAGCCGTAAAGATAAGGTTCGAAGATCTCTTCGTTTGAAATTTAATCTAGGGAAAAACAGCAAAGATGGAAATGAGTGTTCTGGtgtcaaaagatctgaaaatgtTGGTCGACGACTTGCAAATCAACAAAGTTTAAAAACTAGGATTGAATCTGTAAAAACAGGTCTGCTTTTTAGCCCAGATACTGATGAAAGATTAACAAAGAAAGGTTCGAAAAAGATCAGTAAGTCAGAGGAAAACTTAATAACTCCAGAGCGACTAAGTGGAACAAATTACCGGATGTCTTGGATAGGACCTACTAATTCAGATTTTCAAGAAGTAGATGGAAATGAAGCTTCTCCAATAGATGGAACTCTTGAGGTGGAGAACTCTTCTTCGGAGCCTGATATGATGGTTGAAAAGTCCCCTGTTGGCTCATACGAGCTTACCCCTCCTAATGTACACAGTATGCACAATAACAACCTAACTGGCGGCTCTCTTAATGGTGATGAAAATAACTTGACCACAGAGACTGTGGTGAAAATTCAGAAAGCATTTTCTGAATCTGGAAGTAATCTTCACGCATTGATAAATCACAAGCAGTCACCATTAACTAATGTGGAGAAAGTAAAATTCAATGAAACATCTTCTACCAAAGGTAGCCCAGAGAAAAATCTCTTGAAAACTAATTTGACTGTGATAGAATCAAATGGACACTGTACCAGTAACGAGGAAAATAGCTTTTCAGAAAGTGACTTCTCACTACATCAGCCTCAAAAATCGGATAGAGAAGCCACTATAAAATGTTACTCAACTCAGATGAAGATACAACTGGAAAACAACATTCATTTGAATATACCAAAAGATTATTTAAGCAAGCAAGAGTTGCCCAGTGATGAACATGTAAGGAAACAAGAGTCCCCAGGGGATACCCTCAATACTAAATTAAAGGATAATGAAAATTTGATTGAAGAGAACTTACTGAAACACACAGCTTCTAGGGAGGTTGTGGCTAGCACCTCTTCCTCGGAACAGAGCACGTGCAGTAGCGCAGACCTGCCAGAACCGAGTCCTGTGGGGATCATTAAACAGCGGTCACTGGTGGAAACACGTGATGAAACGGTTTCTGAATGTTTACAAATGACAGAGCATGGAAGGGTTTCAGACCACATACAGTGGTTTAACAAACTTTCTTTAAATGAACCAAATAGGACAAAAGTTAAGTCACCTCTTGAGTTTCAGCGTACGCCTGTCCGTCAGTCAGTGAGaaggatcaattctttgttgGAGTATGGTGGACCTCCTCCAAGGCATAAATTAGCAAGTCTTGGTGATACTGCTTCTCCTCTGGTTAAATCAGTGAGCTGTGAGAGTGCTCTTCCCTCTTGTATAGAAAGTATGACTATGACAAAAGATTCCTCCCTTCCATGTACCAGATCAGGTCCTAAAGAACAGAAGTCTACATCTTGCGAGCAGTCAAATATTGATATGATTTCAAAATCAAGCATGGAGGTAACTTCTACATCTTTCTTACAAATGAAGAGGCACCCAAACTCTGTGAATGCGTCTCTTGGGTCCACCAGAGTTTGTAAACAAGAAGTGATATCTAATAATCAAATTAAGGTTCCCTTGGATGATCTAACAAACCATGATATAGTAAAATCTATTGTAAGTAATGATAAGGTCATTCCCCCTAGCGTAAGCAACAGGGTCCTTAGAAAACCATCAGAAAAAGAGAGGATCTGGTATAAAGGTTCTCCAAAAAATCCTATTGGAAAAGTTTGA